A section of the Pimelobacter simplex genome encodes:
- a CDS encoding type II secretion system F family protein, with protein MLLLLALLLLLGAIAAVGAAFAKEQPQGLARALDALERSGLAGREMAEEADRSFTDRVLAPFNARALNLGRRLAGADKAERIRHKLDLAGNPDGWTVDRVLSTKVLCAVVLPILIIAYGALLGGALTTLVIAALVSMVLGFVAPDLYLYNKSAHRADQIKRTLADAVDLLTISVEAGLGFDAALQQVARNTTGPVSEEFARVLREMQLGKSRSEALRSMASRSNVDDLSTFVGSMVQADAFGIPIGQVLRVQSGEIRVKRRQYAEEKAQQVPVKIMIPLILFILPCLFVVVMGPAVLNAIDAFGGK; from the coding sequence ATGCTGCTTCTCCTTGCTCTCCTCCTGCTGCTCGGCGCGATCGCGGCCGTGGGTGCCGCCTTCGCCAAGGAGCAGCCCCAGGGGTTGGCCCGCGCCCTCGACGCGCTCGAGCGCTCGGGGCTCGCGGGCCGCGAGATGGCCGAGGAGGCGGACCGGTCCTTCACCGACCGCGTCCTGGCCCCCTTCAACGCGCGAGCGCTGAACCTCGGCCGCCGGCTGGCCGGTGCCGACAAGGCCGAGCGGATCAGGCACAAGCTCGACCTCGCGGGCAACCCGGACGGCTGGACCGTCGACCGCGTGCTGTCGACCAAGGTGCTGTGCGCCGTCGTGCTGCCCATCCTGATCATCGCCTACGGCGCGCTGCTCGGCGGCGCGCTCACCACGCTGGTGATCGCCGCCCTGGTGTCGATGGTGCTCGGCTTCGTCGCTCCTGACCTGTACCTCTACAACAAGTCGGCCCACCGGGCGGACCAGATCAAGCGCACCCTCGCCGACGCTGTCGACCTGCTCACCATCAGCGTCGAGGCCGGCCTCGGCTTCGACGCCGCGCTCCAGCAGGTCGCCCGCAACACCACCGGACCGGTCTCCGAGGAGTTCGCCCGCGTGCTGCGCGAGATGCAGCTCGGCAAGAGCCGCTCCGAGGCGCTGCGCTCGATGGCCTCCCGCAGCAATGTGGACGACCTCAGCACGTTCGTCGGCTCGATGGTCCAGGCCGACGCCTTCGGCATCCCGATCGGCCAGGTGCTGCGCGTGCAGTCCGGCGAGATCCGGGTCAAGCGGCGCCAGTACGCCGAGGAGAAGGCCCAGCAGGTCCCGGTCAAGATCATGATCCCGCTGATCCTCTTCATCCTTCCTTGTCTGTTCGTGGTCGTCATGGGACCCGCGGTTCTCAACGCGATCGACGCCTTCGGCGGCAAGTAA
- a CDS encoding AAA family ATPase, which yields MPTGSHAVATTERGQAWLDQHADEYVVVLGPSVDLPSALAAAEELRIKRPTVSVVLVRDQFDTDVLTKSMHAGVRDVVVAGGDEKALTSAVERAHQLFQALRGPGGARQLGRVVTVFSPKGGVGKTTSSVNLALALTDRGARKVCLVDLDLAFGDVAITMQLFPTHSIEQAVGSEDSIDLSMLEGLLTRHEDSLTVLAAPAHPDVRERVTPLLISRILRALRDGFDYIVVDTSPSFDDATLTALDETDECVIVATLDVPTLKNVKVALETMDMLSIARGHRHLLLNRADELVGISVEKVESILNMPVTAQVATAVDIAAATNAGTPIVSHKPGHPASQAYAHLASSVTGEPVAVPVPTAATQAEQPRSRGLFRRGRS from the coding sequence ATGCCCACCGGCTCCCACGCGGTCGCCACGACCGAGCGGGGCCAGGCGTGGCTCGACCAGCACGCGGACGAGTACGTCGTCGTCCTCGGCCCCTCCGTCGACCTCCCGTCGGCGCTGGCCGCGGCCGAGGAGCTCCGCATCAAGCGGCCCACCGTCAGCGTCGTCCTGGTCCGCGACCAGTTCGACACCGACGTGCTGACCAAGTCCATGCACGCCGGCGTGCGCGACGTCGTCGTCGCGGGCGGTGACGAGAAGGCGCTCACCAGCGCCGTCGAGCGCGCCCACCAGCTCTTCCAGGCCCTGCGCGGGCCCGGCGGCGCCCGCCAGCTCGGTCGCGTGGTCACCGTGTTCTCCCCCAAGGGCGGCGTCGGCAAGACCACCTCGTCGGTCAACCTGGCGCTCGCGCTCACCGACCGCGGGGCGCGCAAGGTCTGCCTGGTCGACCTCGACCTCGCCTTCGGCGACGTCGCGATCACCATGCAGCTCTTCCCGACCCACTCCATCGAGCAGGCCGTCGGGTCCGAGGACTCCATCGACCTCTCGATGCTCGAGGGTCTCCTCACCCGGCACGAGGACTCGCTCACCGTGCTCGCCGCGCCGGCCCACCCCGACGTGCGCGAGCGGGTCACGCCGCTGCTCATCTCCCGCATCCTGCGGGCCCTGCGCGACGGCTTCGACTACATCGTGGTCGACACCTCGCCGTCCTTCGACGACGCGACGCTCACCGCCCTCGACGAGACCGACGAGTGCGTCATCGTCGCCACGCTCGACGTACCGACGCTCAAGAACGTCAAGGTCGCGCTCGAGACCATGGACATGCTGAGCATCGCCCGCGGCCACCGGCACCTGCTGCTCAACCGGGCCGACGAGCTCGTCGGCATCAGCGTCGAGAAGGTCGAGAGCATCCTCAACATGCCGGTGACCGCCCAGGTCGCCACGGCCGTCGACATCGCCGCCGCCACCAACGCCGGCACCCCGATCGTGTCCCACAAGCCGGGCCACCCGGCGAGCCAGGCCTATGCCCACCTCGCCTCCTCGGTGACGGGCGAGCCGGTCGCCGTACCGGTGCCGACAGCAGCGACCCAGGCCGAGCAGCCCCGCTCGCGCGGCCTGTTCCGCCGCGGAAGGAGCTGA
- a CDS encoding AMP-dependent synthetase/ligase, with the protein MREYSTPQTVSIPTTGNLTDDVIRNAAEAPQSVQFSRATAGGDWEDVTCATFLDEVSAVAKGLIASGIAPGDRVALISRTRYEWTLLDYAIWFAGAATVPIYESSSEEQIQWILSDSGARAVVCEDATRLARIEPLRAGLTALEHVWVIEDGAVAALTTAGSGVADADLEERRTSVGPEGLATLIYTSGTTGRPKGCMLTHDNFQTELVVAVDELERLFDTEGASTLLFLPLAHVFARIIQVGCIKSRTRLGHSADIKNLLPQLATFRPTFILAVPRVFEKVFNTASQKATADGKGKIFDRAAETAIAYSRALDGGRVPLRVRTQHALFGRLVYGKLRTALGGNCEFAVSGGAPLGERLGHFYRGIGVTVLEGYGLTETTAALTVNLPDAQKVGTVGRPLPGTAVRIADDGELLFRGGQVFTGYWNNPAATAEALDEGGWFHTGDVGEVDDEGFVRITGRKKEILVTAGGKNVAPAVLEDRVRASALVSQCLVVGDGQPFIGALVTIDEEAFPAWAEHHGKSGKIADLVDDEDLRAEIQAAVDEANKAVSKAESIRKFTILPIDWTEEAGQVTPSLKLKRNVVMRECRDEIAALYS; encoded by the coding sequence GTGCGCGAGTACTCCACCCCGCAGACCGTGTCGATCCCCACGACCGGCAACCTGACCGATGACGTGATCCGCAACGCGGCCGAGGCGCCGCAGAGCGTGCAGTTCAGCCGGGCCACGGCCGGCGGGGACTGGGAGGACGTCACCTGCGCCACCTTCCTCGACGAGGTGAGCGCCGTCGCCAAGGGCCTCATCGCCTCCGGCATCGCGCCCGGCGACCGGGTCGCCCTGATCTCGCGGACCCGCTACGAGTGGACGCTGCTCGACTACGCGATCTGGTTCGCCGGGGCCGCCACCGTGCCGATCTACGAGTCCTCCTCGGAGGAGCAGATCCAGTGGATCCTGTCCGACTCCGGCGCCCGCGCCGTCGTCTGCGAGGACGCCACCCGCCTGGCCCGGATCGAGCCCCTGCGGGCCGGACTGACCGCCCTGGAGCACGTCTGGGTGATCGAGGACGGCGCCGTCGCCGCCCTGACCACCGCCGGCTCCGGGGTCGCGGACGCCGACCTCGAGGAGCGTCGTACGTCGGTCGGGCCCGAGGGTCTCGCCACGCTGATCTACACCTCGGGCACGACCGGGCGGCCCAAGGGCTGCATGCTCACCCACGACAACTTCCAGACCGAGCTGGTCGTCGCGGTCGACGAGCTGGAGCGGCTCTTCGACACCGAGGGCGCCTCCACGCTGCTGTTCCTGCCGCTGGCGCACGTGTTCGCGCGGATCATCCAGGTCGGCTGCATCAAGTCGCGCACCCGGCTGGGCCACAGCGCCGACATCAAGAACCTGCTCCCCCAGCTCGCCACGTTCCGGCCGACCTTCATCCTCGCGGTCCCCCGCGTCTTCGAGAAGGTCTTCAACACCGCCTCGCAGAAGGCGACCGCCGACGGCAAGGGCAAGATCTTCGACCGCGCCGCCGAGACCGCCATCGCCTACTCCCGCGCGCTCGACGGTGGCCGGGTGCCGCTGCGGGTCCGCACCCAGCACGCGCTCTTCGGACGCCTGGTCTACGGCAAGCTCCGCACCGCGCTGGGCGGCAACTGCGAGTTCGCCGTCTCCGGCGGCGCCCCGCTCGGTGAGCGGCTCGGCCACTTCTACCGGGGCATCGGCGTCACCGTGCTCGAGGGCTACGGCCTGACCGAGACCACCGCGGCGCTGACGGTCAACCTCCCCGACGCCCAGAAGGTCGGCACCGTCGGGCGGCCGCTGCCCGGGACCGCCGTACGGATCGCGGACGACGGCGAGCTGCTCTTCCGCGGCGGCCAGGTCTTCACCGGCTACTGGAACAACCCCGCCGCGACCGCCGAGGCGCTCGACGAGGGCGGCTGGTTCCACACCGGCGACGTCGGCGAGGTCGACGACGAGGGATTCGTCCGGATCACCGGGCGCAAGAAGGAGATCCTGGTGACCGCGGGCGGCAAGAACGTCGCACCCGCCGTCCTCGAGGACCGCGTCCGCGCGTCCGCCCTGGTCAGCCAGTGCCTGGTCGTCGGCGACGGGCAGCCGTTCATCGGCGCGCTCGTCACGATCGACGAGGAGGCCTTCCCGGCCTGGGCCGAGCACCACGGCAAGTCCGGCAAGATCGCCGACCTGGTCGACGACGAGGACCTGCGCGCCGAGATCCAGGCCGCCGTCGACGAGGCCAACAAGGCGGTGTCCAAGGCCGAGTCGATCCGCAAGTTCACGATCCTGCCGATCGACTGGACCGAGGAGGCCGGCCAGGTGACGCCGAGCCTCAAGCTCAAGCGCAACGTGGTCATGCGCGAGTGCCGCGACGAGATCGCGGCGCTCTACTCCTGA
- a CDS encoding SRPBCC family protein — translation MAEQTSSSIVVDAPPAEVMAVIADFAAYPAWAKGVTVADVRSSYDDSDPAQAGRAREVFFALDVSPIKDEYTLAYVWDGDRQVTWTLAEGKMLKALDGAYVLRASGSGTEVTYRLALDVSIPLIGMLKRKGEKILIDTALKGLKKRVESGA, via the coding sequence ATGGCCGAACAGACGTCCTCGTCGATCGTCGTCGACGCACCGCCCGCCGAGGTGATGGCCGTCATCGCCGACTTCGCGGCCTACCCCGCGTGGGCCAAGGGCGTCACCGTCGCCGACGTCCGCTCGTCCTACGACGACAGCGACCCGGCCCAGGCCGGTCGGGCGCGCGAGGTGTTCTTCGCCCTCGACGTGTCGCCGATCAAGGACGAGTACACCCTCGCCTACGTCTGGGACGGCGACCGCCAGGTCACCTGGACCCTCGCCGAGGGCAAGATGCTCAAGGCCCTCGACGGCGCCTACGTGCTGCGCGCGAGCGGCTCCGGCACCGAGGTGACCTACCGGCTGGCCCTCGACGTCTCGATCCCGCTGATCGGCATGCTCAAGCGCAAGGGCGAGAAGATCCTCATCGACACCGCGCTCAAGGGCCTGAAGAAGCGCGTCGAGTCCGGCGCCTGA
- a CDS encoding type II secretion system F family protein, whose product MSGRRAFLRRFAALLVAVLAVLLVPAQAYAEDATIGHVESTGEGLRILVDVPAGVQVDLAGVTATLEGQALDATAEGTSSGSVVKRTTILVIDTSNSMRRQGRFAAAKEAATTYLDAVPDDVAVGIVTFDSLVSVALAPTTDRAAAQAVVDGLALHRDTLLYDGVIAAAEAAGDDGQRTLLVLSDGADAGSTATLDAATTAIEDSGVRVHAVGLDLGAKQLAPLTTLATAGKGEVITATGTALAQTFAAEAEALADQVLVTAPLPDGFDAELANVEVSLPTGSGTLVARALAPVQSAGTAPVAPAPLPTLTDDRGWVAPGWLLWAGLGVFALGLLAVAVLLVPSRPAPMTIADRVTAYSTRVTGLEDHHAAKAPSEPVLDQAKAAAASVLEHNSALNDRMTRRLAAAGSEFKPSEWLLVHIGTVLAAGVIGLLLGRGNIFVGLLFMVIGFVIPPVYLRVMAGRRRRAFDNALPEVLQLLSGALSAGLSLAQAVDTVVREGPEPIASEFKRVLVEARIGVSIEDAFEGVAARFQSKDFGWAVMAIRIQRQVGGNLAELLTTVAGTMRERQYLRRHVRALSAEGRLSAVILCALPPAFGLFLFLFNRSFLDPLVHDPRGWILSGFALLWMAIGAFWMSQMVKVEA is encoded by the coding sequence ATGTCCGGGCGTCGGGCCTTCCTCCGCCGCTTCGCGGCGCTGCTCGTCGCCGTGCTCGCCGTGCTCCTGGTCCCGGCCCAGGCGTACGCCGAGGACGCGACCATCGGCCACGTCGAGTCCACCGGCGAGGGCCTGCGGATCCTGGTCGACGTACCGGCGGGGGTGCAGGTGGACCTCGCCGGCGTCACGGCCACCCTCGAGGGACAGGCGCTCGACGCCACCGCCGAGGGCACCAGCAGCGGCTCGGTGGTCAAGCGCACCACCATCCTCGTCATCGACACCAGCAACTCGATGCGGCGCCAGGGCCGGTTCGCGGCGGCCAAGGAGGCCGCGACGACCTACCTGGACGCCGTCCCCGACGACGTCGCGGTCGGCATCGTCACCTTCGACAGCCTGGTCTCGGTCGCCCTCGCGCCCACCACCGACCGCGCCGCCGCGCAGGCCGTCGTCGACGGGCTCGCGCTGCACCGCGACACCCTCCTGTACGACGGCGTGATCGCCGCGGCCGAGGCCGCCGGCGACGACGGCCAGCGCACCCTCCTCGTGCTCTCCGACGGCGCCGACGCCGGCAGCACCGCCACCCTCGACGCCGCCACCACGGCGATCGAGGACTCCGGCGTGCGGGTCCACGCGGTCGGTCTCGACCTCGGCGCGAAGCAGCTCGCCCCGCTGACCACCCTCGCCACCGCCGGCAAGGGCGAGGTCATCACCGCCACCGGAACGGCCCTCGCCCAGACCTTCGCCGCCGAGGCCGAGGCCCTCGCCGACCAGGTCCTGGTCACCGCTCCCCTGCCCGACGGCTTCGACGCCGAGCTCGCCAACGTCGAGGTCTCCCTGCCCACCGGCTCCGGCACGCTCGTCGCCCGCGCCCTGGCCCCCGTGCAGTCCGCCGGCACCGCCCCCGTCGCCCCGGCCCCGCTGCCCACGCTCACCGACGACCGCGGCTGGGTCGCCCCCGGCTGGCTGCTCTGGGCGGGACTCGGCGTCTTCGCCCTGGGCCTGCTCGCGGTCGCCGTGCTGCTCGTGCCGTCCCGCCCGGCCCCGATGACCATCGCGGACCGCGTGACGGCGTACAGCACGCGGGTGACGGGCCTCGAGGACCACCACGCCGCCAAGGCCCCCTCCGAGCCCGTCCTCGACCAGGCCAAGGCCGCCGCCGCGAGCGTGCTCGAGCACAACAGCGCCCTCAACGACCGGATGACCCGCCGCCTCGCCGCCGCCGGCAGCGAGTTCAAGCCCTCGGAGTGGCTGCTCGTCCACATCGGCACCGTGCTCGCCGCCGGTGTGATCGGCCTCCTGCTCGGCCGCGGCAACATCTTCGTCGGGCTGCTCTTCATGGTGATCGGCTTCGTGATCCCGCCGGTCTACCTGCGCGTGATGGCCGGCCGCCGTCGCCGCGCCTTCGACAACGCCCTCCCCGAGGTCCTCCAACTCCTTTCCGGCGCCCTCAGCGCCGGCCTCTCCCTCGCCCAGGCCGTCGACACCGTCGTCCGCGAGGGCCCTGAGCCGATCGCCTCGGAGTTCAAGCGGGTGCTGGTCGAGGCCCGGATCGGCGTCTCCATCGAGGACGCCTTCGAGGGCGTCGCCGCCCGCTTCCAGAGCAAGGACTTCGGCTGGGCCGTGATGGCCATCCGGATCCAGCGCCAGGTCGGCGGCAACCTCGCCGAGCTGCTGACGACGGTGGCCGGGACGATGCGGGAGCGCCAGTACCTGCGCCGCCACGTGCGGGCACTCTCCGCCGAGGGCCGGTTGTCCGCCGTCATCCTGTGCGCACTCCCCCCGGCGTTCGGGCTCTTCCTGTTCTTGTTCAACCGCAGCTTCCTCGACCCCCTGGTCCACGACCCGCGCGGCTGGATCCTCTCCGGGTTCGCCCTGCTGTGGATGGCGATCGGCGCGTTCTGGATGTCGCAGATGGTGAAGGTGGAGGCGTGA
- a CDS encoding CpaF family protein — MSSLSDRLAAARREAAAQGKHAATPAADAALLADVVDAANAPAPAAPAPVVPAAQAPAPAPAEASAAPGPGPLSSRAAAAAGDHRPGRRLAGNDLDRLEDLKASVHGELIKQLGPHLYDAEMDQDELDQTVRSVLSEVLGAQDRPLSAADRARVTQEITDDILGYGPIDPYLRDPEVSEVMVNGHDDVWLERDGRLVKAEAHFADESHLRRTIDKIVSRIGRRVDESSPMVDARLPDGSRVNAIIPPLSIDGSALTIRKFSTDPLTVQDLINFGSLTPQTADFLDACVRGRLNVIVSGGTGAGKTTTLNVLSSFIPRDERIVTIEDAAELQLKQDHVVRLESRPANIEGKGAVTIRDLVRNCLRMRPDRIVVGEVRDASALDMLQAMNTGHDGSICTLHSNGPRDTLSRMETMVLMAGMELPIRAIREQVASAVDLIVHQTRFKDGSRRITHITEVERMEGDIITLQDIFVFDNSAGFDENGRILGRLRSTGLRPKFLEKLAYANVAVDPTIFRTERL; from the coding sequence ATGTCCAGCCTCTCCGACCGCCTCGCCGCGGCTCGCCGCGAGGCCGCCGCCCAGGGCAAGCACGCCGCCACGCCCGCCGCCGACGCGGCCCTGCTCGCCGATGTCGTCGACGCCGCCAACGCGCCCGCGCCTGCCGCGCCGGCGCCCGTCGTACCGGCCGCTCAGGCGCCGGCTCCCGCACCCGCCGAGGCGAGCGCCGCACCGGGCCCGGGTCCGCTGTCCTCGCGCGCCGCCGCGGCGGCCGGTGACCACCGCCCCGGACGCCGCCTCGCCGGCAACGACCTCGACCGGCTCGAGGACCTCAAGGCCAGCGTGCACGGCGAGCTCATCAAGCAGCTCGGCCCGCACCTCTACGACGCCGAGATGGACCAGGACGAGCTCGACCAGACGGTCCGCTCGGTGCTCTCCGAGGTCCTCGGCGCCCAGGACCGGCCGCTCAGCGCGGCCGATCGCGCCCGGGTCACCCAGGAGATCACCGACGACATCCTCGGCTACGGCCCGATCGACCCCTACCTGCGCGACCCCGAGGTCTCCGAGGTCATGGTCAACGGCCACGACGACGTCTGGCTGGAGCGCGACGGCCGCCTCGTCAAGGCCGAGGCGCACTTCGCCGACGAGTCTCACCTGCGCCGCACGATCGACAAGATCGTCTCCCGCATCGGCCGCCGCGTCGACGAGTCCTCCCCCATGGTCGACGCCCGCCTCCCCGACGGCAGCCGGGTCAACGCGATCATCCCGCCGCTCTCGATCGACGGCTCCGCGCTGACGATCCGGAAGTTCTCGACCGACCCGCTCACCGTGCAGGACCTGATCAACTTCGGGTCGCTGACGCCCCAGACCGCCGACTTCCTCGACGCCTGCGTGCGCGGCCGCCTCAACGTGATCGTCTCCGGCGGTACCGGCGCCGGAAAGACCACGACGCTCAACGTGCTCTCGTCGTTCATCCCGCGCGACGAGCGGATCGTCACCATCGAGGACGCCGCCGAGCTCCAGCTCAAGCAGGACCACGTCGTCCGCCTGGAGTCGCGGCCCGCCAACATCGAGGGCAAAGGCGCGGTCACCATCCGCGACCTGGTCCGCAACTGCCTGCGCATGCGCCCCGACCGCATCGTCGTCGGCGAGGTCCGCGACGCCTCCGCGCTCGACATGCTCCAGGCCATGAACACCGGCCACGACGGCTCGATCTGCACCCTGCACTCCAACGGCCCCCGCGACACGCTCTCCCGCATGGAGACGATGGTGCTGATGGCCGGCATGGAGCTGCCGATCCGCGCGATCCGTGAGCAGGTCGCCTCCGCGGTCGACCTGATCGTGCACCAGACGCGCTTCAAGGACGGCTCGCGCCGGATCACCCACATCACCGAGGTGGAGCGGATGGAGGGCGACATCATCACCCTCCAGGACATCTTCGTCTTCGACAACTCCGCCGGTTTCGACGAGAACGGCCGCATCCTCGGCCGGCTGCGCTCGACCGGCCTGCGGCCGAAGTTCCTGGAGAAGCTCGCCTACGCCAACGTCGCGGTCGACCCGACGATCTTCCGGACGGAACGCCTCTGA
- a CDS encoding sensor histidine kinase: MPSSQTYAVVAAARLFALLAIGVPTLWLHQEQGLLALGALALVWVYQGITSTRRELQLSLSPSTEAAAIGVICALGLGDAPVVLAALVVPPLYATAVAGVRTMLRTVLVEVIAVVALGLMWWQEISSEQAVSIFTWAMAGLGLSLIAAVTFSSDRVPDPLAPYRDAQEHLKQLLDLAGSLSSGLDVGVLGGELLSQVSDDIPNRGLVLYVPRGEALTPVASTVELESPDALASETLANDVRVQAGTDPAPIQIGQGFAFRVSDQAIVAGLRPSESDAGRPLPLAAVARDIADTAVKLDAALLFAQFRDAATADERNRLAREMHDGVAQDIASLGYIIDALAARPADEQQAKALGMLRDRVTKVVAEVRQSVMNLRTSIGENESLGAAISNVARHLSESSGIPIRVRLDEQPTRLRPEVEAELFRIAQEAMNNAVKHARATSIDVRCQVYAPEAIITITDNGVGLQTARTDSHGLKIMRERARLIGAELIVRDNASRGLTVSVALKIPRSTAHADAVADAGSPTLLEKR, translated from the coding sequence GTGCCGAGCAGCCAGACCTACGCCGTCGTCGCAGCAGCGCGACTCTTCGCGCTGCTGGCTATCGGCGTGCCCACCCTGTGGCTCCACCAGGAACAAGGTCTTCTCGCGCTCGGAGCCCTCGCCCTGGTGTGGGTCTACCAAGGCATCACCTCGACCCGCCGCGAGCTCCAGCTCTCGCTGAGCCCCTCGACCGAGGCTGCCGCGATCGGCGTGATCTGCGCCCTCGGCCTCGGCGACGCGCCCGTCGTCCTGGCCGCGCTCGTCGTGCCTCCGCTCTACGCCACGGCCGTCGCCGGCGTGCGCACGATGCTCCGGACGGTCCTCGTCGAGGTGATCGCCGTCGTGGCGCTGGGCCTCATGTGGTGGCAGGAGATCAGCTCCGAACAGGCCGTCTCGATCTTCACCTGGGCCATGGCCGGCCTCGGGCTGAGCCTGATCGCCGCCGTGACGTTCTCCTCCGACCGGGTCCCCGACCCGCTGGCGCCCTACCGTGACGCGCAGGAGCACCTCAAGCAGCTCCTGGACCTCGCCGGCAGCCTGAGCTCCGGCCTCGACGTCGGCGTGCTCGGTGGCGAGCTGCTCAGCCAGGTCAGCGACGACATCCCCAACCGTGGCTTGGTCCTCTACGTCCCGCGCGGCGAGGCCCTCACTCCCGTCGCCTCGACCGTTGAGCTCGAGTCTCCCGACGCTCTGGCGAGCGAGACGCTGGCCAACGACGTACGGGTGCAGGCCGGCACCGACCCGGCGCCGATCCAGATCGGCCAGGGCTTCGCCTTCCGGGTCAGCGACCAGGCGATCGTCGCCGGGCTGCGCCCCTCCGAGTCCGACGCCGGACGCCCGCTCCCCCTCGCCGCGGTGGCCCGCGACATCGCCGACACCGCGGTCAAGCTCGATGCAGCGCTCCTGTTCGCGCAGTTCCGCGATGCCGCCACCGCCGACGAGCGCAACCGGCTGGCCCGCGAGATGCACGACGGCGTCGCCCAGGACATCGCCTCGCTCGGCTACATCATCGACGCGCTCGCCGCGCGTCCCGCCGACGAGCAGCAGGCCAAGGCGCTGGGCATGCTCCGCGACCGGGTGACCAAGGTCGTCGCCGAGGTCCGCCAGTCGGTGATGAACCTGCGGACCAGCATCGGCGAGAACGAGAGCCTCGGCGCGGCGATCAGCAACGTGGCCCGGCACCTGTCAGAGTCCTCAGGGATCCCCATCAGGGTCCGGTTGGACGAGCAGCCCACCCGGCTGCGCCCCGAGGTCGAGGCCGAGCTGTTCCGGATCGCCCAGGAAGCGATGAACAACGCGGTCAAGCACGCACGTGCGACGTCCATCGACGTGCGCTGCCAGGTCTACGCTCCCGAGGCGATCATCACCATCACCGACAACGGCGTGGGACTCCAGACCGCGCGAACCGACTCGCACGGCCTCAAGATCATGCGCGAACGTGCCAGACTGATCGGCGCGGAGCTCATCGTCCGTGACAACGCCAGCCGCGGACTCACGGTCTCGGTAGCACTGAAGATCCCCCGGAGCACCGCCCACGCCGACGCTGTCGCCGACG
- a CDS encoding IS481 family transposase, translating to MSHATHANAALTPRARLKLARLIVDHGWKPARAAERYDVSWRTAKKWADRYQAEGPAGMVDRSSAPRQQPNRTPAPVVRKIVHLRWKQRLGPVEIGDRLGMPSSTVYAVLVRCRLNRLTHIDRTTGEPVRRYEHEKPGDLIHVDVKKLGRVPDGGGWRYVGRKQGNRNRAATPDLPRNRWRNPLTGTCYLHTVIDDHSRVAYVEAHNDETKETAAAVLRNAVAWFADRGVTVQRVISDNGSCYKSNLWKQTCSDLGITPKKTRPYRPQTNGKIERFHRTLAEGWAFKKFYNSESARLAALPAWVHEYNHHRPHSAIGKATPITRLDNLAGHHN from the coding sequence GTGTCCCACGCTACCCATGCAAACGCTGCTCTGACCCCGCGCGCCCGGCTCAAGCTGGCGCGTCTGATCGTCGATCACGGCTGGAAACCGGCTCGAGCCGCGGAGCGCTACGACGTGTCGTGGCGGACCGCGAAGAAGTGGGCTGACCGCTACCAGGCCGAGGGGCCAGCGGGGATGGTGGACCGGTCCTCGGCGCCGCGCCAGCAGCCGAACCGGACTCCCGCGCCGGTGGTGCGGAAGATCGTCCACCTGCGGTGGAAGCAGCGGCTGGGTCCGGTCGAGATCGGCGACCGGCTCGGCATGCCGTCCTCGACCGTGTACGCGGTGCTGGTCCGCTGCCGGCTCAACCGGCTCACGCACATCGACCGCACCACTGGGGAGCCCGTCCGCCGCTACGAACACGAAAAGCCAGGCGACCTGATCCACGTCGACGTCAAGAAGCTCGGCCGGGTGCCCGACGGCGGCGGCTGGCGCTACGTCGGCCGCAAGCAGGGCAACCGGAACCGGGCGGCGACGCCCGACCTTCCCCGCAACAGGTGGCGCAATCCGCTGACTGGGACCTGCTACCTGCACACCGTCATCGACGACCACTCACGAGTCGCGTACGTGGAGGCCCACAACGATGAGACCAAGGAAACCGCAGCGGCCGTGCTGCGCAACGCGGTCGCCTGGTTTGCCGACCGGGGCGTGACCGTCCAGCGGGTGATCAGCGACAACGGCAGCTGCTACAAGTCGAACCTCTGGAAGCAGACCTGTAGCGACCTGGGCATCACACCGAAGAAGACCAGGCCCTACCGACCGCAGACCAACGGCAAGATCGAGCGCTTCCACCGCACCCTCGCCGAGGGGTGGGCGTTCAAGAAGTTCTACAACTCCGAGTCAGCCCGACTCGCGGCTCTGCCAGCATGGGTCCACGAGTACAACCACCACCGGCCCCACTCAGCAATCGGGAAGGCCACACCCATCACCAGGTTGGACAACCTGGCTGGGCATCACAACTAG